The Pseudophryne corroboree isolate aPseCor3 chromosome 12, aPseCor3.hap2, whole genome shotgun sequence genomic sequence cattcggtgtgtcaagtctccagtggttccctgtgttccagtctccagtggttccctgtgttccagcctccagtggttccctgtgttccagcctccagtggttccctgtgttcctggatattctcctgtacctgttactccgtggaactacaagtaccagcaccagcaatacctttctggcttcacaccttctacatctgcagtgtgctccagcctacagcagtagagactccctctccaggtgcattccgtcatctcacctgtgattcagcctgcatgctgattgtgcatttccaacagcacagtgaacattaccatccagtctcctgcatttctaccaggtttgctaccatcatttcacctctgctggctccacgttttaattactctggttccatttctgcattacaaactctgccatagactttcagtttcaaaccatactattccattgccgttaccattgtcatttccattgcattcgtttgtttactttctgctgcattattatctggacttttctgttattaataaatctacattgtgcacatgcgcagaaacccagtactgcctcctcacttcattcttccatcctacctccactgacccactagcgccccctccggggacacaaaccagaccgaacctgacacacatgcaatgttattaataattaatttaatATAATACACTTTAAAACACAAAATATCAACCACAATAAAGAGTgcaaagagtatatatatatatatatatatatatatatatataaccatattAAATAAATTACATAGCAGAAATAGCTTCCCACTAGATATTAACCATTATTTTTTGTACATAATATTCAATATTGGTTATCAATTTTAACTTTTCCTGATAAGAGGTGGATCAGCCTAAAATGAATCAGTGCACTGATAAAATTCAATACGGGGTCTCAATTAGCAACAGTCCCGCAAATAGTCTAGGTTATTGTCCCCGGAGGTGCTAGTCCCGAGCACTATGAATATTGTTTTGATAAGTTTGATGATAGATTAGTAATGCAGTAAACCGGTATATATGCTCAAATCGTGAATGGATCACACCAAGCTCACCACCAAGACGCACTTGCACAATGTTCAAAAAGAGGGTCAGCAATAGTTGAATTGGAAGGAGCCGGCTGGGAGGCACCGGACGTCTCAGTTCTCCCCAGTGCTTATGCCGCTACCACTTCCAATAGCCACCCGATGCCGTCTAGCCGTGCGGGTGGATTGATGTCCAAATAACGAAGTGTCCCCGGGATGAGACAAGCAGTCACCAGTggcctctgacgcgtttcgctcttaCCAGAGCTTTATTGAAGAGTGGACAATATGGTATTAAGCGCAGAGTAACTATATAttttcaacacatgaaaaggtcgacatggctttttcaaaaaatagatttttacattttttatacttTATCATCCACCTgggctacgactgggaatagtaacctgtgccgagcgcagcggtagtgaagcgaggcaccttgcccaaagcatgcgaggggacgcagtacattaattggggttcctggtcatgctaCGGAAAaagatgacaccaaaaacagttaaaaaaaacaaaccatgtagaccttttcatgtgtcgacctgtcatgtgtcgaccatttgaccaagtcgactatgtcaatgtcgaccaacagtggtcaaactaatgactgtcgaccttaacatggtcgaccattcataccggaaccgttcccGGGCgcatctctattgcgcatgtgcgtATCACAGGAAAATaaccgcagcggccattttcctgtgAAATTTGCCACTCTGCAGCCAGCGCCAGCCTGATTGAGAGGAGAGTATAATAaattaggtgcagggtgtgtgcTGTGCGGTCCCATGTGCACTGTACACCTCGCACACATTATAGATAAGCCAGTGGGCGTGTACACAAGCCAAAGTGTGATTGGAGGCGATTGGAAGATGTAGACTAGTGCCACAGACATTCTTCCTCTGTGATTTGGCCATGACCACTGTCTTGACCCTCTCACGTCACATGTTGGAAGGTAATCTGTTCTGGTTTGATCTTGTTTTTTTTCGGGGGAGGGGGTGTTTAGGTGcaaacacacttgccgagaaaatgaacgtTGTCGCTCaatttcacccttcctgagtgacgttgttcactttctcggcaagtgtgtatgctggtGACGTCGAGCGATGTGAGGCCCTGTGGGTCATTAATGGCCCTCGCTGTCAGCTGTGCATgctgccagaggcgtaactagggtttttgtagcccagggcaagatcaataatggctcccccccccttccctttattTCTAGTCAAATTTTTGCTGACACATGAAACACACAATCTCTTCCTTCGCAACAAACTCTGTACTGATGCTGATGCTGTTCACCATCTCTTGGCTCTTTCATACAGTTACACATGCCTACAAATAATTGGAAACCACCTTAAATGTGATTGTTCTTAATAATAGTTGCAATGGGGAAATAGAAGTGATTGCATGGTAATACTCCTGCCACCAGTTgagattaaggggcagatttattaagcttggtaaaagtgataaagtggaaggtgataatagaccagccagtcagctccttactgccatgtcaaacccagcctgttacatggcagtaaggatctgattggctggtcctttatcacctttcactttactgagcttaataaatctgcccctaagtcacTTAGTAAATAAATAGCTATTATTATTATCAATTATTTTTGAGGTGCTTAAATTGAAAAGGGaaattgttggggataatgggtatacgtggtataaacacgtAGATTCCCCAATAATTAGACTGTGTTACAGGCTTCTCTGGTCTGATATGACCGCAATACAGTCTAATCCCTCCTCGCAAATATCATATTTCTTATAAAATATTTCTTTTGATGTCTTAATATGGGCAGGTACATTttacagaggtagaattaggacacTTTCTACATAAATTACACAATTTAAAGTTTGGACAGGAAGAAACCTTCTTATACATCAACTGCCATAAAATGTAGATGATGTTTAGGACTAGGCTCAGctgcacaattgtgacatcacagtcactgctgacatcacagtcactgctgacatcacgCAGCTACTTCTACAGCTGCTAAAGCCCCTGAGTTCCAGTCTTCAGACGCTCTAGACTGAAGACACATCTTGCGTTATATTCTCTAAAGGGCCCTGTTCCTGTCGGATGACAAAACATGGGAACGAATAGGAGAAAGAAAATACGAGACAAAGCATGGAAATCCAGAGACAAGAGACAGAAAAGAAAGAAGTGCCGAGGAAAGCAGAACCGCAGAGGAAAGCAGGcaggccggaacaactcagcagccAGAAAGGTGAGGAGATTTGTTGCACGATTACAGAGAGGATGGAACACGTTGGCAGCATTTCTGGAAAAGAAACAGGATCAATTCATAAAAGCATGTAACCGATGTCCCAGGTTTGGGCGCATGAGAAACGCTGACATTACTGAAGATCCAGGGGAAGGGTGCAGCCATATGGCAGGCCCGATTTCCCGTTCAGCGAACAAGATCACTAGGAAGGGATCACGAAGAAACTGGGACAGAATTGCAgcatttctaaaaaataaaaaaaataaaatcataacAGCATTTAGAAGAGGCCGACCAGGCGCTACGCCCACCAGCCAACAAAGCACCGACACTGCCCCCTTAACGGTGGACAAATTCACTTTCCACTCAATACTTGGAGAGGGAGGCTACGGAAAagtgctgctggcaacagacgcTCTTCGCAGGGAAAGAGTGGCAATTAAGATCTTAAAGAAGACAGCCCTAATAGAGGACGAGGGCAGCTTGGTCGAGTTTCGGGTCCTTCAGCTGGCACATCAGAGCAATTTCCTTACTCATGGATACGCAGCCTTCCAAACACATCGTTATCTATACTGTGTAATGGAACTGGCTAGTGGAGGAGATCTGTTAGATTTTTTTGAGACATCAGAGATGGACCTTCCCACAATAACATTTATAGCGGCGGAATTGGTTTGTGGATTACAGTTCATGCATTCTAAAGGAATAATTCACAGAGACATCAAAATGGAAAATGTTCTGCTGACCGCAGACGGCCATGTGAAGATCACAGACTTTGGTCTAGCCCTAATGAATGTGTATGGAGTAATTGATAATGCAGGCATTTGCGGGACACCTGGCTATTTTGCTCCAGAAATGATAACCCGCCAGCCATACAGTGCAGGTGTGGACTGGTTCGCATTTGGGGTTATATTATATATGCTCGCTACAGGATCGGATCCTTTCCCTGGAGAATCCGTGTCAGAGATAGCAGCAATGATCATTACAGAGGAACCATCATACGAAGGCCTTACTGGAGTAACAAAGGACTTTTTATCCAACCTCCTGTGTAAGGACCAGTTCCTCCGGCTTGGGGTAAATGGCGACGTGCGAGAACACCCCTTCTTCTCTTCTATTAACTGGGAAGAGGTAGAGAGTGGAAAAACAGCCTCCCCACTCACAGTGCTCAAGAACGCCATGGATCTAGATAAACAGAATATTCCTGTGCCCCACAGTGAAATTTTCAGACAACCAATTCCTGCCATGGACCAGGGGCTATTTGACAACATTCAATTTGTATGCCCTGTATGGAGAGAAACGTACCATAATGTGCCAATGCAATCAGATCTTATACCCTAGACATGCACTAGCGTAAAATAGAAACATCTGCAATCCTTAAAACATCTTGTTCCTGTTGCATCAGCTGCCTGTTCCAACCTCCAGTGcatccctcactatacactgtctGCCGCCTGCCCTGACCTCGGCTACGTCTCTGGAAATGCACCTGACCCACCCCGGCTACGTCCCAGGAGATCTGCCTACTGCAATATAGTGGTAGGCTGGACATATAAGTTAGGGTAGGGccttgcagaaaattggggtcccttgacgatgggctgcaagcttaaatgttttgatcaaaatatgacaaaataccctctgttttatttgctacatgcacacagatttgcagtatattattgttagcaccgacagcaaaactttttttgtatacagatgtgtcctgctatccTTGGGAGAGTGCAGCCTAGCGGGGCGCATGTGAACACATGCTTCCACTATGCTACAGACTTGAATAGGAGCCGGCACGCGCATGCGCCCGACTCCCATTTACTTCAAAGGGACCCGGCTGCGATGCAAACACTTGCGGCATACGGCAATGCATTTGCATCACGATCCAGCTACAGCGTGTTGCTATAGTCAGCAGCGCCACAACAGGGCacatctgtacatatatggcattaatactgccatgtACACAATTGGTACAACCAAGCGCAGGCCTAGTGCTATCATGGCAGCTTTCAGTCACGGCTATAAAAGGCCTAGTTGGGTGCGGCTCACTAGCCAGCCCGGTATAGATGCTCCCCTCTGTatctgggaggggagtacatgtaactgcaatgtaatggtgtgctgggcatatatGCTAGTGTGGAACAGAAACTTGCAGGAAATTGGGCTCCCTTgatgatgggctgcaagcttaaatattttgatcaaaatatgaccaaatccccaatgttttatttactacatacacacagatgtgcagtatattattattagtgcAGATAGCGAGAGTCTTAGTTTTGTATACACATTAATACtgccacacagctggtaccatgtacaagatGCAGATCTGCTCTGGCAAAATACCTCAGGTAAGTATAAAGATGTACCAATGTGACACAATAATggcaataatatataaatgtaatagcaGCTGAATGAGCCTCCTCTGGAGAAAGCTGCCATCCTACTCCAGACGTCCACTTACACATTTACACCCACTGACTTACCCAGCTATATCATGCCCCCCCAGCACCCTGTACATACTTGTGCTGCTGACGGCAGTGGTACGGGCATCTATCAGGGTGGGGGGTTCTCTGCGTTGTAAGCAAAAAAAGCCAATCTTAAGAGAATAAGCACCCCCAGAAACCCCTCAAAAAGACTGTGCGTGCCTTATGTTACTGCTACAGCAATCCTTGCTAAAAcaaattatattttaatatatacacacacactaatgttTGCCCGTGTCTTTGTTCACATAGATATCTGCTATTGCTCAACGGAATTAATTTTACAAGGACATTAGCGCAATGTAATAGTGTGATTATATGTACACATTGGGCACGGTTCAGttcgatgacagttgaatagcggcgggaattagctcctggggctattcaatacagcgcagtggtaagtcggagaatgtccgttctcccagattaaacagggtgttttgtcgggagaatcagcattctccgacttaagtaccCTGTGCAACGCTGTTTCCGGGGGTGCGAGAAGAATCATGTCATTGGGCGTCACAGGGCGCTTTATTGAATAGcctcgggagctaattcctggaacTATTCAATTATCATCAAATTGAATCGtgcccattgatcacaaaatttctttgtaaataaTATATGCAGGGGATGCCGTggcctgtattctgaccgccgacatcccggccgccagaatattCAACCCAACCCATGTAGGGTCTGCACATTCCAGATGGAAGGAGGGGGACAATGTCATAGTGGgcaagtgtaccgcatataagtggcagtacacatctgaaagtgtaccgcatataagtggcagtacatatctgaaagtgtaccgcatataagtggcagtacatatctgaaagtgtaccgcatataagtggcagtacatatctgaaagtgtaccgcatataagtggcagtacacatctgaaagtgtaccgcatataagtggcagtacatatctgaaagtgtaccgcatataagtggcagtacatatctgaaagtgtaccgcatataagtggcagtacatatctgaaagtgtatcGTATATAAGTCGCAGTACACATCTGAAAGTGTACcgtatataagtggcagtacatatctgaaagtgtaccatatataagtggcagtacatatctgaaagtgtaccgcatataagtggcagtatatATATGacagtgtaccgcatataagtggcagtacatatctgaaagtgtaccgcatataagtggcagtacatatctgaaagtgtaccgcatataagtggcagtacatacctgaaagtgtaccgcatataagtggcagtacacatctgaaagtgtaccgtatataagtggcagtacatatctgaaagtgtaccgcatataagtggcagtacatatctgaaagtgtaccgcatataagtggcagtacatatctgaaagcgtaccgcatataagtggcagtacatatctgaaagtgtaccgtatataagtggcagtacatatctgaaagtgtaccgcatataagtggcagtacatatctgaaagtgtaccgtatataagtggcagtacatatctgaaagtgtactgcatataagtggcagtacatatctgaaagtgtactgcatataagtggcagtacatatctgaaagtgtaccgcatataagtggcagtacctatctgaaagtgtaccgcatataagtggcagtacatatctgaatagCAGGAGGGTACAGACTCGCCTAAACATGCAGGGTTACCTATTTCATGGTGTGTAGATTCAACATTTACAGATAAAAGACAGCATATGTTCCAATAATATGCCTCAACAAGCTGGTATAAGCAGACGTCATGTAATAACAAATGAGAACCTCTGTTTATGGAACCTGTGTTGTATGATGTCATAGCTAACACTGAAACAcaattctgtgcttagatataaTGTTACACGGACGGAAAATGATACCAGAGTAATCTAGTGCTACATTTGTATCATATCACGCTAATCCTGAGATTACATTTATATCTTACTCTCTATAATCAGTGTTCTCATACAAGTTCTAAGAAATAAATAAGAAATGTTTACTTGACACTGGATGTTTAATAAGACAGATATAATATATGTATCAATTATTATAgctgtgttacattatactgctctTAAATCTATACCTGTACCCAACTGAAATTATTTTTATAACTAGTACTACAACAACTAAATAGGGTTTCAATATTCAGTTACCAGCTACTGTAACTTATATGGGCATGCAAAGTTGCTCTGCATATGTTTATATATTACTATTAGGAGACACATGAAATCATAAACCTATTGTGGCCCACAGATGACTGGTTGGTATATTTAATCTAACATTATATTTTATTGAGAGCCCAAAATTGGTGCAACAGGCCATTCGTGACCTGAATCACAATACCTATAACCTGTGCTATCACCAGTTCTGCAATATACTCCATATAGGGTGATTACTGCTAGTGGCAGAGATGGTTTCATTTCATTTTGACCATACATAAGTGAAATCAATCTGATATAACATGGCACAGAATGCCTCTGTCAGTAGGTGGATAATACCTTACTCATTTATTAACAGAACATATCAGGAAACTCagagtattccaagccaccgtcagCAGACTTTCTCAGAGGACTATACCAATGGATACAAAGTGATAGATACCATCTGTACTCTTTGggcgtgattcagatctgatcgctgggctgctcactttgctgtcctgcgttcagatagtcaccgcctccagggggagtgtaaattcgccgtgcaagtgtgcgatcccatgtgtacgccgagcttcaaaaatccactgtgttcagtctctgcgcagcccaggacttactcctccagtgcgatgagaacaggctgatcggggccggagctgacgtcagacaccctccctgaaaacgcttggtaacgcctgtgtttttccggccaCTCCCCATAAatgttcagttaccacccacaaatggcctccccctgtcaatcaccttgcaaacacctgtgcgtttggatttttcgcaccatcctgacgcTGACCGGCGATGACcttttgttgttgtctgacgcacgtgcgcattgtggtgcatagaatgcgcagttaggaccttatcgcctgctgtgcaaaaatacaCAGCATGGATCAGGTATGACTCAGGCCTTTTAGCTAATCAGTCTGCAGAATAGACGAGGCAAAGGGCAGCACAGTTAGTAGATGTATTATGGCTATGTGGATACCAGAGAACTTTTCAACATAaagcagtaatgggccctacacaccgcgATGTGCTGCCGAGGTGCCCAACTGCCGATACGGCCGACCGGCAGTGCGCGCGCGACGGgggggtgacggagggagtgaagtttcttcactcccccgtcacccggccccatagccctgcatgctaatatggacgagattgttcatattggcttgcaggcataagcgacccagcaccaacgatgaacaatcgcggggccgcacatcgttcatcattggtgcctacacactgaaaaatatgaacaagttctcgttcattaatgaacgaaaacTTTCATATTGTTCAGTTAGAATTTAACTGGTCAGATTGGTCTAAGTGGTCAGGGAACGGGGATGAATGACCCCAAAtgcgctccctcacgcccgcccgtcCTGTGCTGTCCTGTCCGCCCGCGgcctgccaacccacacacagaacttgaagtgttctctggctgaccgctgatggagttccgcaggatcagacagtggcccacataacagtgacattactgagctgatgatgtgaccatctgtctcctaaaagtcctaaaatatatatatatcctataggaAGCCTATGATGGCCTCCCAACACCCCACACACCCAATGACGCTGCATTGGAGGAAATGCCACCAAATCCCGCTGCTACTGGCTGGGCGGCTTTAACTACCCCCTCCTTGGAAGAAGCTGGCATTCGCCCGGCGGAGTCTGCGTTCCCCTCCCAGTCCCAGTCCCGTGTGCAATTCAGGAAGCAGGGATGGCATACCACCGCCGCCGATACAGTACTAGTATGTACATTCTGGTTAAATAAAAAAACACTGCCACCGGCGCCATGTAATACTGCGCATACACTACCTgaacggtggcgcccccctctgccggGTCTCCACagtgcccagggcacatgcccccgcTCGCCCTGCCTTAGTTAAGCCTCCGCATgctgctcaatttggactgtcatccaagagCTGCATTCACGACCCGGCtgcagcatgacgtcactgagcaataagGTCGTCATACCACTCAGTGTAAATACCCCGCCGCCGAACGCCCCGTCCcgtgaggggaaacactaggcgacgtcgctcatagagtacAACTTGATTCCCTTTTAAAATAGGACTGGAAAATGTGAAATGTTATCCTAAGCACACCAAGCAACTCCACCTAACACATCGTATACTGTAGCTGCATCATTCTGGGAACTGCTGCTGTAAAAATGCTTTGGGCCACATTCTGTGGATCTATAGGAAAATCCTAGggggcataggcggatccaggggtggGCACTCGGGCCCTTGCCCcccgtcgtttctgacttcttttttcagaaggagaacagcagcagcactactgctatttcagtcagtcagatttgataaaagagccggcaggcactaggacccaccgctgctctaacagcaagtccatgtggtaaccaatggggatgctggagctgcagctccagcctccccctactcacagtgcaacctacctcccccatggccagccagccagagtccagcccaggcgtggggttcaaatgccagcatcgagtaagactgttacttatgacggcggagaaggcgcttcctcctccacttcccatgctaggtgcagtcacactccgctcagctttgagaaggcggcctgtgtgattgtgacagggctgtcctgcagatgtcttatgctgcttgttggagatccagctggctgcttctgctaatcaaagatgggcagttcctgtcctgcagtctgagtctcagtgcagtgcccaaaacagggtatgctgcacctgccaccaccaactttaaactataataattatattgtgctggtgtgcattccaggctcccataactaatggaacaggtgaccaacatttcaaggcccaatcagccttttcatcagggtgaaacattggcaataaaccaggatgcgctcctacagccaatcattacctgaaggCGTATTCTGtggggccacgccccctgtgataccacaccccttatctgggagcacgcgtgccttaggtgcatgtaaataataagaatttacttaccgataattctatttctcgtagtccgtagtggatgctgggaactccgtaaggaccatggggaatagcggctccgcaggagactgggcacaaaagtaaagctttaggactacctggtgtgcactggctcctccccctatgaccctcctccaagcctcagttaggatactgtgcccggacgagcgtacacaataaggaaggatttttgaatcccgggtaagactcataccagccacaccaatcacaccgtacaacttgtgatctgaacccagttaacagcatgataacagaggagcctctggaaagatggctcacaacaacaataacccgatttagttaacaataactatgtacaagtattgcagacaatccgcacttgggatgggcgcccagcatccactacggactacgagaaatagaattatcggtaagtaaattcttattttctctgacgtcctagtggatgctgggaactccgtaaggaccatggggattataccaaagctcccaaacgggcgggagagtgcggatgactctgcagcaccgaatgagagaactccaggtcctcctcagccagggtatcaaatttgtagaatttagcaaacgtgtttgcccctgaccaagtagctgctcggcaaagttgtaaagccgagacccctcgggcagccgcccaagatgagcccaccttccttgtagaatgggcatttacagattttggctgtggcaggcctgccacagaatgtgcaagctgaattgtactacaaatccaacgagcaatagtctgcttcgaagcaggagcacccagcttgttgggtgcatacaagataaacagcgagtcagattttctgactccagccgtcctggaaacatatattttcagggccctgacaacgtctagcaacttggagtcctccaagtccctagtagccgcagacaccacaataggttggttcaggtgaaacgctgacaccaccttaaggagaaactgaggacgagtcctcaattccgccctgtccgaatggaaaatcagataggggcttttgcaggataaagccgccaattctgacactcgcctggccgaagccagggccaacagcatggccactttccatgtgagatattttaaatccacagatttaagtggttcaaaccaatgtgatttgaggaaccccaaaactacattgagatcccaaggtgccactggaggcacaaaaggaggctgtatatgcagcacccccttgacaaacgtctgaacttcaggaactgaagccagttctttctggaagaaaatcaacagggccgaaatctgaaccttaatggatcccaatttgaggcccatagacactcctgtttgcaggaaatgcaggaatcgacacagttgaaattcctccgttggggccttccaggcctcgcaccacgcaacattttcgccaaatgcggtgataatgctttgcggttacatccttcctggctttgatcagggtagggatgacttcctccggaatgcctttttccttcaggatccagcgttcaaccgccatgccgtcaaacgcagccgcggtaagtcttggaacagacagggtccttgctggagcaggtcccttcttagaggcagaggccacgggtcctctgtgagcatctcttgaagttccgggtaccaagtccttcttggccaatccggagccacgagtatacttcttactcctctccgtcttataattctcagaaccttgggtatgagaggcagaggagggaacacatacactgactggtacacccacggtgttaccagagcgtccacagctattgcctgagggtccctt encodes the following:
- the LOC134980643 gene encoding protein kinase C delta type-like, translated to MGTNRRKKIRDKAWKSRDKRQKRKKCRGKQNRRGKQAGRNNSAARKVRRFVARLQRGWNTLAAFLEKKQDQFIKACNRCPRFGRMRNADITEDPGEGCSHMAGPISRSANKITRKGSRRNWDRIAAFLKNKKNKIITAFRRGRPGATPTSQQSTDTAPLTVDKFTFHSILGEGGYGKVLLATDALRRERVAIKILKKTALIEDEGSLVEFRVLQLAHQSNFLTHGYAAFQTHRYLYCVMELASGGDLLDFFETSEMDLPTITFIAAELVCGLQFMHSKGIIHRDIKMENVLLTADGHVKITDFGLALMNVYGVIDNAGICGTPGYFAPEMITRQPYSAGVDWFAFGVILYMLATGSDPFPGESVSEIAAMIITEEPSYEGLTGVTKDFLSNLLCKDQFLRLGVNGDVREHPFFSSINWEEVESGKTASPLTVLKNAMDLDKQNIPVPHSEIFRQPIPAMDQGLFDNIQFVCPVWRETYHNVPMQSDLIP